The Sesamum indicum cultivar Zhongzhi No. 13 linkage group LG6, S_indicum_v1.0, whole genome shotgun sequence genomic interval taaattgataagttctaataattaacttataattatttagatcTATttgtgagttttatatttatatcaagatgcatagtatgcaatctattttattacttatgaaatttatgtcaaaatttggtgatcctcatgaattaatctaaaaatcataataataataataataatgatgataatgatgatgatgatgataggtgaacaagtttaattatttttattatatataagcaGATTAGCTAATTGATCCTTGGAACGAACATAAAAGGGTGCTAAAAAACCTGATTTATAGTGATCGCGCAAGGTGATAGTCAATTTCAGGTGCTTGATTCGTTCATGGAAGACGGGGTTATGAACTATATGTAATGCTGCTTTATTGTCACAGAGGAAAGGAATGGGAGTAGGGAATGTGATACCAAGATCCTATAGAAGGGATGAAATCCACTAGCTCACAAGTAGTGAATCCCATGGCTCTGTACTCAGCTTCGGCTATAGAACGAGAGATAGTGCTTTGCTTCTTTGTCCTCCATGAGAGCAAAGCAGGGCCCAAGAAAATGCAGAATCATATCAATGATTGCCTGTTGTATGGACAATAGGCCCAATCAACATCACAGTAAGCAGTGAGGTTGAATTGCtcatttgaaggaaaaaagaggTCCTTGTGTGAGGTTTCCTTGAGATATCTGACCAAATGTGTTGCTGCATCCCAATGCTCTTGTAGGAAGCTTGAAGAGACTGGCTCTGTATGGCATGAGATAAGTCTGGGCTTGTAAACCCCAAATAGAGAAGTCTTCCTACTAGCCTCCTATACACAGTTGGATGTGGGAGAATATGTTCTGAGGACGCTGAGAATTTGATCCTTGCTGGAAGTGGGGTATTAGTGGTTCTTGCATCAGTCAGCTTGTTGGATATATTTGTTCTGCGTGAGGTTAATTCTCTCTGGAGCTCAAGCTATCTCCAAGCCCAAAAATACTTGGCTGGTCCCAAGTCCTTAATGGTGAATAGTTGGTTCAGATATTTCTTGATGTCTTCAATTAAAGAAACTGATGTACCTGCAAGTAGgatatcatcaacataaaccaacaaagcaagaaaaccTACAAAAGCTTTTGTAAACAAGAAATAGTCGTGTTTGGATTACTTGAAGCCAAAAGATTCTATTTTGAGCTGACTCACAGTTCTACTGATGTGATGCTTGCCTAAGTCCATATAAGGATTTCTTAAGCCTGTACACATGTCCTGGAGTAACTGTTTATCCATCTGGAGACTTCACGTAGATTTCTTCATCCAAAAAGCCATGCAAGAAGGTGTTATTAACATCTAACTGGTGCAATTCCCAGCCTGCAGAGACTGTCACATTAGTAAGGGCTCTGACTGTTACTACTTTGACAACAGGTGAgaagttttcaaaataatttacacCTTCAATTTGGTTGTATCCTATAGCAACAAATCTAGCTTTGTGTCGATCTAATGTGCCATCAGGTTTAAATTTGAGCTTGTAGACCCATCTACATCCAATAGCTCTTTTGTCATGAGGCAGGGATGTTACTTCCCAAATCTAATTCTATTCCAAAGCTTTAATTTCAGACTCCATAGCCAGTATCCATTCTGGCTGAGTGGCTGCTTGCTGATAAGTGTGAGGTTCCTGCAAGgtggaaataaaagaaacaaatgcaACATGTGCAACAGATATGGCAAACATAGTGGTCAAAGTCTGAAAGTCTGAGTAATTACATACGAAATTATCCATTCAAGAAGGCTTAGAAGTAGTCCTAGTAGATCTTCTAAGAACTGGAGCCATAGAGCTTAGATGATTATGGTTATCAACTGTATTGTTAGATGGGCAAGCACCCTCAATAAGCTCATCATCTGAAGCATTCAATGGCAAAGGAATAGAGCATGTAATAGGATCAATTTGTTCTCCTTCGTAAGGGAAAATGTCTTCATGAAATATTACATCTCTACTTATCCATGTAGTTTTCTTCTCAATGTCAAATAGTTTATATCCTTTTAGTCCATGTACATAGCTAAGAAAAACACATTTGGATGCTCTTGGATCAAACTTAGATTTAAAAAGCCAAGTGTTGGCAGCAAAACAAAGACATCCAAACACTTTCATATGCTTATAATCAACTGGTTTATCATGCAATTGTACATAAGGAGTATGCTAATCAAGAGTTGGAGTAGGCAGCCTGTTAATGATGTATGTAGCTGCAAGAATAGCCTCAGTCCAAAACATCTTTGGAAGAGATGATTGAAACATAAGTGCCTTTGGAACTTGTAGGAGATGCTTGTATTTTCTCTCCACCACCCAATTTTGTTGGGGTGTATAAACACATGTTTTATGATGTGATCCCTTCACTTCTTAGAAAGACTTGGCACTCCTTATTCAGGAATTCACTACCATTATCTGTTCttatgattttgatatttttatcaaactgTGCgccaattattttatgaaatgatATAAGCACAGGAACAGcatatgctttttgtttcatgaGGAATGTCCAGGTATATCTACTGTATTCATCCACTAATGTTAATATAAGCACAATTAGACAAGAATTGTTGATTATAGGGTCCCCAAATGTCTATGTGCACAAGGTTAAAGATACCTTTAGAAACAGATTCACTTAAGTTAAAAGGAAGCCTTTGTTGCTTAGCCAATGGACATATATGTGTGAAAGTACATTCTGATTATTTTTAACACACGCACatataaaaacacacacatatagaAACACACACTCACGCACtcacaaaacaaacaaacacagAAACACCACGTAgaaaacacatatatacacaaattacacaaacacctaCTTCACACCAATGTTTTAAAACTTGGATCGTtgatctaataaaaaatttaattaggtcAATGGTCACTGATTCAACCGTCGGGTGAACCGCGATCAAATTAGTGATATCCCAAAAATCGAGCCATAACACTCTCCTTTTTGCTCAtctatacaattttattttctagcaCTTATTTTACTAGTTTCAAGTCCAAATAGGCTGAGCACAACAATTTTTTGCTCGCGTCAATGAGTAAATAGTTAGCATCCccaattcttaaaataatatataaatctttttctattaattgtCATTTAGATAGCAACTTAGGTAATTATAAGAGATACATATCTAATTAGATTATGGTTTTAATGAgtttgttcatttttaatatagaattcaaataattattataatgtggGTGTTGGTTTATtggtatttttatcaattttcatatgaTATACGggttcaatttcaaaattgtatgaagttttggaaattttagaaaaattcatgAACCAGTTGATTCACTTGATTCGTGACCACATCACCGGTTCAACCGCAAGTTCaggtaattttcaaaaaatagaataattttgAGGCTAGTCcgattttataaattagacTAGACTATTTTATGAATTGAATAATGGTTCAATTGATCCCACCGATCGATCCGAGCTgggttttaaaatattttctcacaCATACTAGGAAAACACCCAACGCACACGTAAACATATATAGtcattataaacaaaaataaaaatacatactCAACACACAAAGGACATCacatgaaaacataaaatcaaatacataaaaaaataatgtcgaatgtgttttttaaattccACCGTCCATACCAATcattagaaatgaaataaatgaattacgttatttgtataattatgaatggTACGAGGATCTATGATGCCACCCCCAGGACATGGTCGGAGACATGGATATGGACATGGATGTGGACATGCATTGGCCAACACTGCCTACCGGGAGTCCTTGGTTGGCATGGACAATAGGAAACTAGTTAGTCATTTcagattttaattatgtattattaatttaatttttaaattaattgatagtttttttttttgtgaaaaatattttcattgcTCCATAGGAGTCTCGCTCTGTCGGCCGCGAAAGAAGATGGAGGTGTTCACCAATTGctacacaaaaaaaaacaaaaaacaaaaaagcgGCCGACTCCTGGAGAGGTCCGCAGAAGGAGGAAGTTGTGAgacatcatttttttaaaaatttttaaaaacgctaacatttttttaagaaaacgTTCTAGAAGCTGGTGGAAGAACATTCCTCGTAGCCACCTTGGGACATTATGTCATTAGTTGGCAGCTGAACTGAGACAACGATTATTGACATTTGAAAATACTCAGTATTGCcaatatttaagaaaacaaatattcatacaTAATAAGttagtcaaaatatattaattaatttcacttttatacgTACTATAATATAATGAGGAAATCCAACAATTTCTGCGAGAGTAGCATGAAAAACACCCTAAATACTTTACAAGAATATAGccacatattaattaatcaaataatcaaAACTATAGTAGTAAGATTTGCACTATATGGGTCAATGCACTATTCTCTGTTGCTCAAGGCAAATAATAGCTAGTACTGCACTTGAAAAACTGTAGAGGCTGCCTAGACACTGAGTTAGGGCATGTATAGTTTGTTGCCACATTTGCATCTCCAAGCCTCCGGGTAGTACTCCGTAGTCACCGGCGTCCCAGGCGGCACCGGCACATGCACCGGCTTGCACGGCGTGCATTCCCCGCATTTTGAAGTACAACGAGGAGGCGATGATCCCAGTCCGCCAAGTAGCCTTCTTGCCCCCCTCGTGCTTCCTCTAACTCCTATGACCATCTTCCGAATCTTATTTCTCTCTGAATTCTGCATCAATGGATTACGTAATTCATATGTCCaacatgcaataaaattaaacaaaagttggaagaaaaaaaagaagaagaaagctgATATAAGGAAACAACCTGCAGAACAAACTAAGTAGCCTAGAAAACTTCTGCGGTTATGAAATGTTTTGAAATCCAAACCATTCATGGAACCAAAAATTAAGTGGGTTATGGGTTACTGGTTCAATAATTGGGTCAATTGTGATCGAACTAGTGACATCATATTTatgtcataataattattaatattttaaaaataacattaaaaataaataatattaatgtacTTAACaacttatcttttaaaaaaaattactttttttctttgacaTTAATAGTTCAATAAGatatacaatataataaaataaatttagaaacaaacttataaagatcaaatacaagaaataatattatacattttcaaattaacaGAAAATTAGATACactaaattattagaaataatctaatagaaaaagcaaaattgaACTGAGAAGAGAAATCGGGATTTTATACTTAGAAAtagcataaaataattaaacttcatAGAAATAATGcacatttttagaaataatctATTATCCTTTCacaattaacataaaattaggatacttgacaaaaataatatacattttagaagaaaaataaaaaaatttatcatgtATTTACACTTGATTGTTGATCCGACCGGTTCAATTAATACAATATCGGGTCACCGATTGAACCACTGGGTCaaacaaatttcacaaaaaatgcaattttttggcTCCTccctttttctaatttcaatCGACCTGTTTTGTGGGCTGGACGACCGTTCGAGCAATCCGACCTTTGAAGCTGGGTTGGGTTTTAAAACATTGTGGTTATGTACTTAAAGTCTTTGGATCACCATATTGGGTATGATTTTTTAGTGGCAACGAGTGTAATTTTGTAGGACTTGTCAAAAATAGCACGGGAGTATTTATATTAAGGACGTTAATATTATACAAGCGACCATCGTATTGTTGAACATCCAACTTTGTTAATAGCCTATTATACCCCCACAATCAAAGGTTATTCCCATCAATAAGTAACCCACAGAGGAGCCTACAAACAATGAATTGCTAAGCTACCAAGGAGACACAATAAGACATGCAAACCTTAAGTAATTCCACCTCCTTAGGTAGGATTAATCGACTCCGACCCATTATCCATATTTGTACCAGGCTAATATCATCAATGTTGGACAAAATATTCGGTTTAATCTTACAAAGTAAATGAAAccataataaaatgaaaaaaataaaaagacaaaaatggaATAAAAGATGTGAACACAAGAAACTCTACCAAGTGGGGTTCAAAATTGATGGTAGAAACCAAAAGGGGGGATACAAGAGATATTTTCCATCGTCAATCATCAAAGAGTTAACACTCACTAGGGGTCCCACGACTTCACGGGGAAGGAACTAAGACATGACTCCCCGACAAAGAGCTTCCTGTTTTGGTTACCAAAACAATGTCTCACCATATTATTCGGGTCAAATAGTTAATGGGTCACATACACCAATGACCCGAAATCAAAAGAAACTACGTTTCTTGACAAATCAAAGACACATTTGAGAGAAATTAAGTTTGAATAGCTTCGATTCTAACCGTCACTATGGGTCAGAGATCGATGCTCTATCATCATAGCAACGTAGAGATTTATGGGTAATTCGCAGTAAGTGACTTACGATTTGGGAGTATACGTACCCTTACTCGTGGTGGTGATCGAATCGAAACTGCttaatttttctctaaaaaaaaaaacaaaaaagaaagaaagaaattgagtTTGTAACATTCTTGGACCATGTCTTTCTGGTAATGTGCTTATATATGAAACATAGATCAACTGATGTAGACTATAGTTCCTCCCCAAAATTCTACTTCAAGTACACACTCTACCAAGTCCCGTCACAGTCACATCAAACAACATTTTAAGTCACTTCGACGCTCAAATCAGATTTGTTAACTATATGGATTGATTGAGGGGTAGAAGTAAGAATGCATTTGCTTACCTGAAAGCAATTATCAGCTTGAAGACTCAACATGTTCCTGGTTTCTGCAACGGAAACAGCCCAAGCAAAACAGGATTAGATCTCATTTCGCATAATATACATGACCATAAGGGTTCTTGAAACTCACCCGACCGAGATGTTGGGTCGCTGTTCATAGCGTAAATTCCATGGACGCATAAGCAGAAGCAGCAAAAACAGCAGATTACAGCGTAAAAGCGGAGTGTTTTGCAGGGCTTCAACCCACTTGTACTACTGCTTCTCCAGCAGTAACCCATGGGGACTGATTTCAGGCTTGACAGGACAGGAATTTCAGACTCTCCTGGATTCTGGTTTTAGGCGCCCCATGCAACagctttttaagccaaaaaaaCACCCTGGAAAAAAGTTCTTACACCAGCCCAAATCACAATCCCACCTCCTCTTTTCGATTGTACATGTAAAAATAGGCAGGTGGTCGAAAGTGGAAACTGCAATTGTGTTTGTACTGATAATCAAGATTCTGTGCAGAGGGTGTGGTGGTGGGGGGGGTTTGTGTTTATAGTATGTAGTGATATAAAGAGAAGATGAGGATGGGAACAGTATTGTGAATTGCTAAGGTTTGCTATGTTTGGAGGTGAGATTTGATGTTGCAGGCCTTTTCTTCCAGGCCTGTCTTTCCACAATTCCGAAATTCAGTAACACCCAACAACTCCAACACTCTCTTCCTCTGCACAAAGTCCCTGTCTGCCTTTACTCTCCTTTTCCCATTTCCTTTTAagacaattattatatacagtAAATCTGAAAAATATGACATATTATATCCATGTTTGGTGGTTTCAATTTTAACGTGTGTTTTCAATTCTGTATAAGTTTTTGCGTGTAAGAATCAGATTGTATTTGGATTAACTGATGAGACTGTGCTTTATGTTgttaataatgtaaaattaatatacttttttatttaatgaaagtaataatttcatttttcattgttggaattttttatttaaaggaaATTGATGGTTATACgttttatattgattaatgtcatattaaaatattactgaaagaatattattagtttacaaaattaatgattgaaccttttttgtttatatatatgtgcacatgtataaacaaataacaatCAAGATGAGAAcgatgataaaatatttatagtgaAAATAAGTGGagaaatgcaagcaacccctttgtgatattacaaatgagcaaattaaccccttatgaaaaaataaataatgatttatctccctatattttttaaaatacaacaatttgtccctttatgatttttaaaatgaagcaatttaggtaagttgcttcattttaaaaagtataggggggtaaattgctatatttttttcataggggaatAATGTGCtcaatttcaatatcacaaggaaataaattgctattcaccttgaaaataagtataaacaaacatatttttatttttattactatttaaaaaaaaaaagaaactgaaaatgaagcCACAACCAACCAAATTTTACCATATTCATAaggtaatataatttcacaCTTATCAAGTGTAAGAGTTTTTCAACCCTTTCCATATTATTGCCACAAGTGATGATCGTAAATTTCAGGCTATCTTAAGGTCTAcaatttttgtctctcttttttcttaattattggGGTTAtgtttttggaatttttttacttcatttggaacaatgattttaaatgataattaccatttaaggaaattatttttcctttctttagaaattaaacattattgtcaacaaatcaaattatgtCATGGTTTATGAAATATAGATAAGAACATTTAGATACAGACAAAGGACATTCATTGCACATATTATTGAAAGTGTTGAATATTGtggaaaattatgtttttccataaattattccttttacaaatacttttatgggacgtaaaatgtaaattttcttttaaattcaaagaatttcatGATCCCATTTGAGATTTggcatatttattaataacttaccattatttaaaaatttatatataaatatcctTTCAATTTAATGTCAGTCTAACGACGAATCCCTTTTATTAGCCaccgttagattttcatctaatattcGTCGTGAACGgatcaaaatacccttttagattacgaattataattttacatatttcttaaaattttcaaaaatacttttatagaCTAATACGTTAAATGAATTACTTACTTTATCaacctcatattttttttatatatattttccaaacattgtctttaaaaaaaataaaaaagaataaaataataatttgcacCATACCATTTAAGGgctacataatttttgtttttttttaattaatgtgaaaCATTTGTAGTTATATAgctataatttattctaatttttggtGTCATGTCTAATGATGTACACCAAAATTATTGGTTACAGGTTGTTAACTGTACCATGTACATGGTGTCTTTATAAAACAAGTGATGCAACATTTTAGACAGAGAAATTTGCTTTCTTAGACTGTACCAGCTGACATATTCTGTCAATACACAGGGAATTGATAGAATTCTATAACTTTCATGAATAGAAAGAAATAAACCAAAGCACTTTAGTAGCCCTCGTAGAATTTATTCTCCGTCAATCATTGTGGtctaattatgaaaattgaaattcatcaCACTCATGATGTGGATTCGTATTTTTGCCGTGGTgtttaataagttaattataaaaatcttgACCAGCACGTGTGGATAGACGCAGTTTTTTCTGATATATTTGTAGGGTGttactcctatttttttaatttgtgtgCCAAAGACAGAagataaatgcaattttggtggattcgaATTGATTGATGCTGAAGGCTTGAAGCGGGTGGTTCGACGGTGGAATATTACACGGTCATAATTCGTGATCCGATTGAGATATAAGGAAATCTAACTAAATACACCATCGTCTGTTTGAAGAAAATCTAACCCCTCACACGTTTGTCGTAAGAGGTCAatgtttttaacttttaaccGCTATTCggatgttttttttattttgtatcttACTTTTTAGCAaactttgattaatttttatatttttcatagttGTCGTTTGGAACTCGtattttgtcatattattatgagaatgttaaggtatttttgagttttacaGTGTTTTGGgatagttcaaaatttaatccaTTTTGAAACATATTTGACGTAAGTCACTATTTTTATTTCCCAATATacctataaattttattgtggGAGGTCGTTCAAAAGTAATCTATCTACTTCTATTTGCCAAGACCGAGTTCTTGAGAATCAGAGACGGGtcctttttattctttcaatttattcGCTTCCCTACTCCATCAGTTTGTGCGGACATAGGGTCCATAGTTTATTGACAATcgcaaaaacttaaaatctGACAACATATAAATCTATGTACATGTCAAAAACCTTATTTAGCTCCAACAAATacttatatcaaatttataaatgtcGATGTAGCAACATTCGACCTTCAGACGTTTACTACGATAAACGACTGTATCAGAAAAGACACTAAACTATAGAAAGGGCAGacacttattaatttatgagcAACAGTTTGACAACTCACAAGTGGTGGTGGATGATCAAAGGGCCATTTTCTTCTTGCCCATCCATCACTTTTGTTAGATTCCAAAGGCAAAAAGATGCAGACAAAACATTAAAACCAAGAACATGCAACACAAATtgataatacatatatatagtttttcgTACCCCAAATTTTGAGGTCTTTGAATGTTGGCTGTGCTTGTACGGTTTCCCACATCGAGATTGCTTCATCCAAACCCAATTTTACAgattttgttctatttttgaACCTTCAGTTTTAGTGCATTACACCAAATTGTTGCTTGGTC includes:
- the LOC105163858 gene encoding EPIDERMAL PATTERNING FACTOR-like protein 6, translating into MGYCWRSSSTSGLKPCKTLRFYAVICCFCCFCLCVHGIYAMNSDPTSRSETRNMLSLQADNCFQNSERNKIRKMVIGVRGSTRGARRLLGGLGSSPPRCTSKCGECTPCKPVHVPVPPGTPVTTEYYPEAWRCKCGNKLYMP